The following are encoded together in the Nocardioides sp. Arc9.136 genome:
- a CDS encoding SDR family oxidoreductase, whose product MTILDRFTTTDQVAVVTGAGRGIGAATAVALAESGSDVVVSARTADQLERVAEQVRAVGRRAVVVPADLSDLDAVAGLAHAAYDAFGRLDTVVNNVGGTIPNAFLDTSVDYLEEAFHFNVSTAHALSVAAVPLMLKGSEGQKSITTISSMMGRSAGRGYLAYGTAKAALAHWSRLAATDLAPRIRVNGIYVGSVMTSALEFVAGVPEMMDQLETKTPLGRVGEAEDVAAAVVYLSSRAGQYVTGKLLEVDGGIQAPNLDLGLPDVSG is encoded by the coding sequence ATGACGATCCTCGACCGGTTCACCACCACCGACCAGGTCGCTGTCGTCACCGGCGCCGGCCGCGGGATCGGTGCGGCGACCGCTGTCGCGCTCGCCGAGTCCGGGTCGGACGTGGTCGTCTCCGCCCGCACTGCCGACCAACTCGAGCGGGTCGCGGAGCAGGTCCGGGCCGTGGGACGCCGGGCCGTCGTCGTACCGGCCGACCTCAGCGACCTCGACGCGGTCGCCGGCCTCGCGCACGCGGCGTACGACGCGTTCGGGCGGCTCGACACGGTCGTCAACAACGTCGGCGGCACCATCCCGAACGCCTTCCTCGACACGAGCGTCGACTACCTCGAGGAGGCGTTCCACTTCAACGTCTCCACCGCCCACGCGCTGAGCGTCGCGGCGGTGCCGCTGATGCTCAAGGGGTCCGAGGGCCAGAAGTCGATCACCACGATCTCCTCGATGATGGGCCGCTCCGCGGGGCGCGGCTACCTGGCGTACGGCACCGCCAAGGCCGCGCTCGCGCACTGGTCGCGGCTGGCGGCCACCGACCTCGCGCCGCGGATCCGGGTCAACGGCATCTACGTCGGCTCGGTGATGACCAGTGCCCTGGAGTTCGTCGCCGGGGTGCCGGAGATGATGGACCAGCTCGAGACCAAGACCCCGCTGGGGCGGGTCGGCGAGGCCGAGGACGTCGCCGCCGCGGTGGTCTACCTCAGCTCGCGCGCGGGCCAGTACGTCACCGGCAAGCTGCTCGAGGTCGACGGCGGGATCCAGGCGCCCAACCTGGACCTGGGACTGCCGGACGTCTCCGGGTGA
- a CDS encoding GNAT family N-acetyltransferase has product MTPRTLVVPFTDLSATDVYAVARLRQQVFVVEQECPYPDLDGRDPEPGTRHVLLLDDSALVGYARVLDDGELWRIGRVLLAVPARGQGLADVVMRAALESCPGRDVVLDAQAPLARWYATFGFALDGPEFLEDGIPHVPMRRPVA; this is encoded by the coding sequence ATGACCCCCCGCACCCTGGTCGTGCCTTTCACCGACCTCTCGGCCACCGACGTGTACGCCGTCGCACGGCTGCGCCAGCAGGTCTTCGTGGTCGAGCAGGAGTGTCCCTACCCCGACCTCGACGGCCGCGACCCCGAGCCCGGCACCCGGCACGTGCTGCTCCTCGACGACTCCGCCCTGGTGGGCTACGCCCGGGTCCTCGACGACGGCGAACTGTGGCGCATCGGCCGGGTGCTGCTCGCCGTCCCCGCGCGCGGGCAGGGGCTCGCCGACGTCGTCATGCGCGCGGCGCTGGAGTCCTGCCCCGGCCGCGATGTCGTCCTCGACGCCCAGGCGCCCCTGGCCCGGTGGTACGCCACCTTCGGCTTCGCGCTCGACGGGCCGGAGTTCCTCGAGGACGGCATCCCGCACGTGCCGATGCGGCGACCTGTCGCGTGA
- a CDS encoding MBL fold metallo-hydrolase — MTSSTTSTAHAVSPDSGEHWTAEGAWQVAEGIHRIPLPLPMDGLRAINVYVLVADDGLTLVDGGWAIPQARELLDRCLGQIGAGFGDIRRFLVTHVHRDHYTLARVLGTELGVDVTLGRGDRPALELMQDAASMTENPFAGALRTAGAAELAEEWNSPGQESDEDRLPDPTHWAFADTWLEGDTRIEVGPRTVDAVHTPGHTPGHYVYAERDAGLLFAGDHVLPTITPSIGFTMPMDQEPLGDFMASLTKVRSLPDLTILPAHGPVAPSSHTRVDELLAHHETRLADSLAALSSGPLTAHQVAGHLGWTRHEHAYDTLDVFSRGMAAMETKAHLELLVARGRATRTDTSDGVVFSAV, encoded by the coding sequence GTGACCTCCTCCACCACCTCGACCGCGCACGCCGTCTCGCCCGACTCCGGGGAGCACTGGACCGCGGAGGGTGCCTGGCAGGTCGCCGAGGGGATCCACCGGATCCCGCTGCCGCTGCCGATGGACGGGCTGCGGGCGATCAACGTCTACGTGCTCGTCGCCGACGACGGGCTGACGCTCGTCGACGGCGGGTGGGCGATCCCGCAGGCCCGCGAGCTGCTCGACCGGTGCCTCGGGCAGATCGGCGCCGGCTTCGGCGATATCCGCCGCTTCCTCGTCACCCACGTGCACCGCGACCACTACACCCTGGCCCGCGTGCTGGGCACCGAGCTCGGCGTCGACGTCACGCTCGGCCGGGGCGACCGGCCGGCGTTGGAGCTGATGCAGGACGCGGCGTCGATGACCGAGAACCCCTTCGCCGGTGCGCTGCGCACGGCGGGCGCCGCCGAGCTGGCCGAGGAGTGGAACAGCCCCGGGCAGGAGTCCGACGAGGACCGGCTCCCGGACCCGACGCACTGGGCGTTCGCCGACACCTGGCTCGAGGGCGACACCCGGATCGAGGTCGGCCCGCGCACCGTCGACGCCGTCCACACCCCGGGCCACACCCCCGGGCACTACGTGTACGCCGAGCGGGACGCCGGCCTGCTGTTCGCCGGCGACCACGTGCTGCCGACGATCACCCCCTCCATCGGCTTCACCATGCCGATGGACCAGGAGCCGCTGGGCGACTTCATGGCCTCGCTGACCAAGGTCCGCTCGCTGCCGGACCTGACCATCCTCCCCGCGCACGGGCCGGTCGCGCCGTCCTCCCACACCCGGGTCGACGAGCTGCTCGCCCACCACGAGACCCGCCTCGCCGACTCCTTGGCCGCGCTCTCCTCCGGACCGCTCACCGCCCACCAGGTCGCCGGCCACCTCGGCTGGACCCGCCACGAGCACGCGTACGACACCCTCGACGTCTTCAGCCGCGGCATGGCCGCCATGGAGACCAAGGCCCACCTCGAGCTGCTCGTCGCCCGCGGCCGCGCCACCCGCACCGACACCTCCGACGGGGTCGTCTTCTCGGCGGTGTGA
- a CDS encoding carboxymuconolactone decarboxylase family protein, which produces MPSTFRIPRATVTGLYGRVMEAYARRTYGQVPDNAYVLWHHRRALRAVLSLESKVARFDALDAHLKSYALLASAGTIGCSWCLDFGYFLAHDEGLDTAKVREVPRWRTSEVFTDLERDVMDYAEAMSETPLRVTDAMVAGLVERLGAEAVVELTQMVALENMRSRFNAAAGLQSQGFSDVCELPLATVRP; this is translated from the coding sequence ATGCCCAGCACGTTCCGCATCCCCCGCGCCACCGTCACCGGCCTCTACGGCCGGGTCATGGAGGCCTACGCCCGCCGCACCTACGGCCAGGTGCCCGACAACGCCTACGTCCTCTGGCACCACCGCAGGGCCCTCCGCGCGGTGCTGTCCCTGGAGTCCAAGGTGGCCCGGTTCGACGCCCTCGACGCGCACCTGAAGTCCTACGCGCTGCTCGCGAGCGCAGGCACGATCGGCTGCAGCTGGTGCCTGGACTTCGGCTACTTCCTCGCCCACGACGAGGGCCTGGACACCGCCAAGGTGCGCGAGGTGCCGCGGTGGCGCACCTCGGAGGTCTTCACCGACCTCGAGCGCGACGTCATGGACTACGCCGAGGCGATGAGCGAGACGCCGCTGCGGGTCACCGACGCGATGGTGGCCGGCCTCGTCGAGCGGCTCGGCGCGGAGGCGGTCGTCGAGCTGACCCAGATGGTGGCGCTGGAGAACATGCGCTCCCGGTTCAACGCCGCCGCCGGCCTGCAGAGCCAGGGCTTCTCCGACGTCTGCGAGCTGCCGCTGGCTACGGTCCGTCCGTGA
- a CDS encoding alpha/beta hydrolase, whose product MPSLTHQALAWALPRLRRSRDLDSPEAERARLERWHVGTVGRPLPTNAVPRFARRFSVVREEVPTDGGSFASYVLTARGTSPTRTVVYVHGGGYTAGIDPFHVRYAARLADRLGVRVVLPDYPLAPEHTWRDSHDALIRLAAEWGERSPGGTVLAGDSAGGGLALALALSLRDRDLPQPDRLLLHSPWVDLSTSTPETEAFDAVDPWLFLGKLRAYAAWWAGSPDDLARPEVSPALGDLAGLPPALVFQGTRDLLTPGTRLLVRRAQEAGWPLTYVEEPDLLHVYPLLPLVPEARRAWRRTEEFLR is encoded by the coding sequence GTGCCGTCCCTGACCCACCAGGCCCTCGCGTGGGCCCTGCCCCGGCTCCGCCGCTCCCGCGACCTCGACTCGCCCGAGGCCGAGCGCGCCCGGCTGGAGCGGTGGCACGTCGGCACCGTCGGCCGGCCGCTGCCGACCAACGCGGTCCCGCGGTTCGCGCGGCGGTTCTCGGTGGTGCGGGAGGAGGTGCCGACCGACGGCGGGTCGTTCGCGTCGTACGTCCTCACCGCGCGGGGGACCTCGCCGACCCGGACGGTGGTCTACGTGCACGGCGGCGGGTACACCGCGGGGATCGACCCCTTCCACGTGCGGTACGCCGCGCGGCTGGCCGACCGGCTCGGCGTGCGCGTCGTCCTGCCCGACTACCCGCTCGCGCCCGAGCACACCTGGCGCGACTCCCACGACGCGCTGATCCGGCTGGCCGCGGAGTGGGGCGAGCGCTCCCCCGGCGGCACCGTGCTGGCCGGCGACTCCGCGGGCGGCGGGCTGGCGCTCGCGCTCGCCCTGTCCCTGCGGGACCGGGACCTGCCGCAGCCCGACCGGCTGCTGCTGCACTCACCGTGGGTGGACCTCAGCACCAGCACCCCCGAGACCGAGGCCTTCGACGCGGTCGACCCCTGGTTGTTCCTCGGCAAGCTCCGCGCGTACGCCGCGTGGTGGGCCGGCTCGCCGGACGACCTGGCCCGCCCCGAGGTCTCGCCGGCGCTCGGCGACCTCGCCGGCCTGCCGCCGGCCCTGGTCTTCCAGGGGACCCGCGACCTGCTCACCCCGGGCACCCGGCTGCTCGTCCGGCGGGCCCAGGAGGCCGGCTGGCCGCTGACCTACGTGGAGGAGCCGGACCTGCTCCACGTCTACCCCCTGCTGCCGCTCGTGCCCGAGGCCCGGCGCGCGTGGCGACGTACCGAGGAGTTCCTGCGATGA